The following DNA comes from Nitrospirota bacterium.
TCTCCAGCGGTAATATCTATCTTTACTGGGCATCAATTCTAAAAAGTTTTTTCCCGGAAGTGAGCCTGAGAAGAAAAGCCCTTGAAATTCTCAATAAGATTAACTCCGCTGGTGAACCACTTACCAGCGATAGGATTTCGAGGTCTTTTTCTTTAAGCGATGAGCAGACAGAGGGCATTATGAAAGCCCTTTATCTCTCAGGCTTTGTAACCGGCGAATTCGGTGTTTTCAGAATACCGAGAGACAGAGGTTTAAGAGACTTCATAGATTGTCTTTACATGAGAGAAATCCTTGAGAAGTCTTACAGGGACTTTGAGACAAAATTCCTTGAAAGGTCAGCAAGTATTAAAGATAAAGGTGTCTCCTTTGAAATGACAATCCCGATGGTCAGAGAGGCTGAGCTTGTGGCTGCCCAGGCCTTTGAGCAGATAGGTAAGAACCTGCACTTAGACCAGGATGTCATCGGTCAGCTCCAGATGGCTATTATTGAGGCATGTATAAATGCTATAGAGCACAGTAAAGGTGAAGACAGAAAGGTTCATCTGAGTTTTGACTTTAGTGGAGAGAGCATAGAGATATCCATTGAGAGTTCCGGCAGAGAATTTATATCCCCGGAAGTTGGTGAGCCATTTACCGGCAGACGGCTCAAGGAGGATACAGGCCGCGGATGGGGTATAGAGCTCATGAAGAGCTTTACCGATTCAGTGAAATTTGAAAAAACAGAAAGAGGAACAAAGGTGGTTTTAGTCAAGAGTCTCAGACCCGGAGGCTCTATCCATGGCAAAAAAGACACAGGCCAATGAACAATAATTTCTCTATATCCTCGAAGGCCACAAGCGATGTGGTGGTTATTATACCTAACGGTTATGTTAATGACCTCGGCGCTGTGCGCCTGGAGCATGAATGTGAGCAATTTCTCCACAAGGGTTTAAGAAAGCTTGTGATAAACTTTTCGAATATGCAGTATATAAACAGTATCGGGGCTTCAGTTTTAACTGGTATAGTTCATGAGATTTCAGAATACAGGGCTTATCTCTGTTTTACAAATGTGAAGAAGATTCATCTCGATGTCTTTGAGATACTGGGCATTACAAAGCATGTAAGAATCTTTAAAGACGAAGAAGAGGCCCTGAGTTTCCTGAAAAATTTAAATTGAAATGCAGAAAAAATGGGTTTTAAAGAGGCTTATTTTCAACATCTCATCCCTTGTTGACCTCGGGCAGGAAGTCA
Coding sequences within:
- a CDS encoding ATP-binding protein codes for the protein SSGNIYLYWASILKSFFPEVSLRRKALEILNKINSAGEPLTSDRISRSFSLSDEQTEGIMKALYLSGFVTGEFGVFRIPRDRGLRDFIDCLYMREILEKSYRDFETKFLERSASIKDKGVSFEMTIPMVREAELVAAQAFEQIGKNLHLDQDVIGQLQMAIIEACINAIEHSKGEDRKVHLSFDFSGESIEISIESSGREFISPEVGEPFTGRRLKEDTGRGWGIELMKSFTDSVKFEKTERGTKVVLVKSLRPGGSIHGKKDTGQ
- a CDS encoding STAS domain-containing protein, with protein sequence MNNNFSISSKATSDVVVIIPNGYVNDLGAVRLEHECEQFLHKGLRKLVINFSNMQYINSIGASVLTGIVHEISEYRAYLCFTNVKKIHLDVFEILGITKHVRIFKDEEEALSFLKNLN